A stretch of Saccharothrix texasensis DNA encodes these proteins:
- a CDS encoding superoxide dismutase, with protein sequence MRIVIALAAVVVAVGCGGGDPGSGGAKPSAEEVGSREIGVLAPAEAADVAFTYDPEAAPPGAELELEVSRGDGSTTVRLSADMLQPNRGYAAHAHTDPCGRNGTDAGPHYQHEVDPAATPERPSVDPAYANPHNEIWLELTTDGQGNGVAGTTVPFVFDDRVPSSIVLHEQPTTETGHGRAGSAGARLACFTASFR encoded by the coding sequence ATGCGCATCGTCATCGCCTTGGCCGCGGTGGTCGTCGCGGTGGGGTGCGGCGGCGGCGATCCGGGTTCGGGCGGCGCCAAGCCGTCCGCGGAGGAGGTCGGCAGCCGGGAGATCGGTGTGCTCGCCCCGGCGGAGGCCGCGGACGTGGCGTTCACCTACGACCCCGAGGCCGCGCCGCCGGGCGCGGAGCTGGAGCTGGAGGTGAGCCGCGGCGACGGCTCGACGACCGTGCGGCTGTCCGCCGACATGCTCCAGCCGAACCGCGGCTACGCCGCCCACGCCCACACCGACCCGTGCGGCCGGAACGGCACCGACGCCGGTCCCCACTACCAGCACGAGGTCGACCCGGCGGCGACACCCGAGCGGCCGTCGGTCGACCCCGCGTACGCCAACCCGCACAACGAGATCTGGCTGGAGCTGACCACCGACGGCCAGGGCAACGGCGTGGCCGGGACCACCGTGCCGTTCGTCTTCGACGACCGCGTGCCGTCCTCGATCGTGCTGCACGAGCAGCCGACCACCGAGACCGGGCACGGCCGCGCGGGCAGCGCGGGCGCCCGACTCGCCTGCTTCACCGCGTCGTTCCGCTGA
- a CDS encoding GNAT family N-acetyltransferase: MGYAVRDYVAGDEPSWLRCRVVSSLGTAFHDDVVAAKPAVSGAELVAVDGDVVVGILDLAVDGGLATIETIAVHPDHQHRGIGGALLSRARARATALGATTLDAWTRDNPLTLRWYRAMGFAESDHQPHVIAERRASPDESPRAAVARPGPRSAKAFRRADRADEARLRRESARAPGCRRFAMALRGELAGRGDDVDHRAVAQDGHRQR; this comes from the coding sequence ATGGGGTACGCGGTGCGCGACTACGTCGCCGGTGACGAACCGTCTTGGCTGCGGTGCCGGGTGGTGTCGTCCCTGGGCACCGCGTTCCACGACGACGTGGTCGCGGCCAAGCCGGCGGTGTCCGGCGCGGAACTCGTGGCGGTGGACGGCGACGTGGTCGTCGGCATCCTCGACCTGGCGGTCGACGGCGGACTGGCCACCATCGAGACCATCGCCGTCCACCCGGACCACCAGCACCGGGGGATCGGCGGCGCGCTGCTGTCGCGGGCGCGGGCCCGCGCCACCGCGCTCGGCGCGACCACGCTGGACGCCTGGACCCGGGACAACCCCTTGACGCTGCGCTGGTACCGCGCCATGGGCTTCGCCGAGAGCGACCACCAGCCGCACGTGATCGCCGAGCGCCGCGCGTCGCCCGACGAGTCGCCGCGCGCCGCGGTGGCGCGACCCGGGCCCCGGTCGGCGAAGGCGTTCCGGCGCGCGGACCGGGCGGACGAGGCGCGGCTGCGACGGGAGTCGGCGCGGGCGCCCGGGTGCCGGCGGTTCGCGATGGCGTTACGCGGTGAGCTCGCCGGGCGTGGCGATGACGTCGACCATCGCGCCGTTGCGCAGGACGGTCACCGGCAGCGGTAG
- a CDS encoding S1C family serine protease, which translates to MDPLDAYSQAVIAVAKSVTPHVAAVRLPRGAGSAVVFTDDGYLLTNAHVVGGSREGTAVFADGAESPFTVVGADPLADLAVLKASADAPGAAKFGDADHLQVGQLVIAVGNPLGLAGSVTAGVVSALGRAVPVGSGRAGRVIEDVIQTDAALNPGNSGGALANSAGEVVGINTALAGIGLGLAIPVNSTTRRILSTLMVEGRVRRAYLGVVGAPAPLPDAVAERTGQRAGVRLVQVVPGGPAERAGLRDGDLVLSVARTPVSDAQGIQRQLFAEAIGLPLPVTVLRNGAMVDVIATPGELTA; encoded by the coding sequence ATGGATCCGCTGGACGCCTACTCGCAGGCCGTGATCGCGGTCGCGAAGTCGGTCACGCCGCACGTGGCCGCCGTGCGCCTGCCGCGCGGCGCCGGGTCCGCGGTGGTGTTCACCGACGACGGCTACCTGCTGACCAACGCGCACGTCGTCGGCGGCAGCCGGGAGGGCACGGCGGTGTTCGCCGACGGCGCCGAGTCGCCGTTCACGGTCGTCGGCGCCGACCCCCTCGCGGATCTCGCCGTGCTCAAGGCGTCGGCGGACGCGCCCGGCGCGGCGAAGTTCGGCGACGCCGACCACCTCCAGGTCGGCCAACTCGTCATCGCCGTCGGCAACCCGCTGGGCCTGGCCGGTTCGGTGACCGCCGGGGTGGTCAGCGCGCTGGGCCGGGCGGTGCCGGTGGGCAGCGGCCGGGCGGGACGCGTGATCGAGGACGTGATCCAGACCGACGCCGCGCTCAACCCCGGCAACTCCGGCGGCGCCCTGGCCAACTCCGCCGGCGAGGTGGTCGGCATCAACACCGCGTTGGCGGGCATCGGCCTGGGCCTGGCCATCCCGGTGAACAGCACCACCCGGCGCATCCTGTCGACCCTCATGGTCGAGGGCCGGGTGCGACGGGCCTACCTCGGCGTGGTCGGCGCGCCCGCGCCGCTGCCGGACGCCGTCGCCGAGCGCACCGGGCAGCGCGCGGGCGTGCGGCTGGTGCAGGTGGTGCCCGGCGGTCCGGCCGAACGGGCGGGCCTGCGCGACGGCGACCTGGTGCTCAGCGTGGCGCGCACGCCGGTCAGCGACGCCCAGGGCATCCAGCGGCAGCTGTTCGCCGAGGCCATCGGCCTACCGCTGCCGGTGACCGTCCTGCGCAACGGCGCGATGGTCGACGTCATCGCCACGCCCGGCGAGCTCACCGCGTAA
- a CDS encoding endo-1,4-beta-xylanase: MRRVLAGVLATTVLAGLVTLAAHASPRAAADEPVVVVSSTFDDGTAQGWTSRAGEAVAPSTAVAHGGTHSLAVTGREQSWQGPTLNLLEKAQKGIRYDLSVWVRLAAGEAPTQARLSVERRTGGTASYDQVVGDTAVTADGWANLRGSYTLAADVEFLATYVELSSATASLHIDDFSLSHTPLPPIQTDLPSLKDVLADHFAVGAAVGNAELLNNHGQLLAKHFDSITPGNTLKWDATEPTEGAFRFTDAEALVSWAKANGAAVRGHTLVWHQQTPAWVFKDAAGNDMTATPENKALLLARLEAHIRGVVGHFGDDIPVWDVVNEVIDENQADGLRRSKWFEITGLDYLRTAFRVAREVAPDAELVINDYNTNVPAKRDKLHDLVVRLRAEGVPIDAVGHQMHVNVQWPSVAETEAMLAKFVPLGIDQQITEMDVSIYTDDSQSYPTPPAEVLLAQAYRYRDFFELYKKYSANISSVTLWGLADDNTWLDSFPVTRKDHPLLFDTRLQAKDAYWGVVDPGRIGGPTSTTTTTTTTTTTTTVPPATCAVAYAIGSQWQGGFQGEVRVTNRGNAPVTAWTLAWSFADGQRVTQLWGGVHTQTGSAVSVRNASWNSTIAPGGSVSFGFLGSWTGANGKPTAFTLNGVGCQS; this comes from the coding sequence ATGAGGAGAGTTCTCGCCGGTGTGCTCGCGACCACGGTCCTGGCCGGCCTGGTCACGTTGGCGGCGCACGCGAGCCCCCGAGCAGCCGCCGACGAACCCGTGGTCGTCGTCTCCAGCACGTTCGACGACGGCACGGCGCAAGGCTGGACGTCCCGGGCCGGTGAGGCGGTCGCGCCGAGCACCGCCGTCGCGCACGGCGGCACGCACAGCCTCGCGGTCACCGGACGTGAGCAGTCCTGGCAGGGGCCCACGCTGAACCTGCTGGAGAAGGCGCAGAAGGGCATCCGGTACGACCTGTCGGTGTGGGTCCGCCTGGCGGCGGGCGAGGCGCCGACGCAGGCCCGGCTGTCCGTGGAACGGCGCACCGGCGGCACCGCGAGCTACGACCAGGTGGTGGGCGACACCGCGGTCACCGCCGACGGCTGGGCCAACCTGCGCGGCAGCTACACGTTGGCCGCCGACGTCGAGTTCCTGGCCACGTACGTCGAGCTGAGCAGCGCCACGGCGTCCCTGCACATCGACGACTTCTCCCTCTCCCACACCCCGTTGCCGCCGATCCAGACCGACCTCCCGTCGCTGAAGGACGTGCTGGCCGACCACTTCGCCGTGGGCGCCGCCGTCGGCAACGCCGAGCTGCTCAACAACCACGGGCAGCTGCTCGCCAAGCACTTCGACTCGATCACCCCCGGCAACACGCTGAAGTGGGACGCGACCGAACCCACCGAGGGCGCGTTCCGCTTCACCGACGCGGAAGCCCTGGTCTCCTGGGCGAAGGCCAACGGCGCGGCCGTGCGCGGGCACACGCTGGTGTGGCACCAGCAGACGCCCGCCTGGGTGTTCAAGGACGCGGCGGGCAACGACATGACCGCGACGCCGGAGAACAAGGCGCTGCTGCTGGCCCGGTTGGAGGCGCACATCCGCGGCGTCGTCGGCCACTTCGGCGACGACATCCCGGTGTGGGACGTGGTGAACGAGGTCATCGACGAGAACCAGGCCGACGGCCTGCGCCGCAGCAAGTGGTTCGAGATCACCGGCCTGGACTACCTGCGCACCGCGTTCCGGGTGGCTCGCGAGGTCGCGCCGGACGCCGAGCTGGTGATCAACGACTACAACACCAACGTGCCGGCCAAGCGCGACAAGCTGCACGACCTGGTCGTGCGGCTGCGGGCCGAGGGCGTGCCGATCGACGCGGTGGGCCACCAGATGCACGTCAACGTGCAGTGGCCGTCGGTGGCGGAGACCGAGGCGATGCTGGCCAAGTTCGTCCCGCTGGGCATCGACCAGCAGATCACCGAGATGGACGTCTCGATCTACACCGACGACAGCCAGTCCTACCCGACCCCGCCCGCCGAGGTGCTGCTCGCGCAGGCCTACCGGTACCGGGACTTCTTCGAGCTGTACAAGAAGTACTCGGCGAACATCAGCTCGGTGACGCTGTGGGGCCTGGCGGACGACAACACGTGGCTCGACAGCTTCCCGGTGACCCGCAAGGACCACCCGCTGCTGTTCGACACGCGCTTGCAGGCGAAGGACGCTTACTGGGGTGTCGTGGACCCGGGCCGGATCGGCGGGCCCACCAGCACGACCACGACCACCACGACGACGACCACCACGACCACGGTGCCGCCGGCGACGTGCGCGGTCGCGTACGCGATCGGCAGCCAGTGGCAGGGCGGTTTCCAGGGCGAGGTCCGGGTCACCAACCGGGGGAACGCGCCGGTCACCGCGTGGACGCTGGCGTGGTCGTTCGCCGACGGTCAGCGGGTCACGCAGCTGTGGGGAGGCGTCCACACCCAGACCGGCTCGGCGGTGAGCGTGCGCAACGCCTCGTGGAACAGCACGATCGCGCCGGGCGGCTCGGTGTCGTTCGGGTTCCTCGGCAGCTGGACGGGCGCCAACGGCAAGCCGACCGCGTTCACCCTGAACGGGGTGGGGTGCCAGAGCTGA